Proteins encoded within one genomic window of Amycolatopsis nigrescens CSC17Ta-90:
- a CDS encoding tRNA adenosine deaminase-associated protein → MAVKEPVAGFGVAVVREDGRWRCSALDAGALAELDAAITELRKMRSTGAVFGLLAVDDEFFVIVRPSPRGAALLLSDAAAALDYDIAADVLDLLRVDPPDEEDESVWPEGDLEILVDLGLPAGELEVIVGEVDLYPDEQLQMIAQRCGFADAFSAVLDEI, encoded by the coding sequence ATGGCGGTGAAGGAACCGGTCGCGGGGTTTGGCGTGGCCGTGGTTCGCGAGGACGGCCGGTGGCGGTGCAGTGCCCTGGACGCCGGGGCGCTGGCCGAGTTGGACGCCGCGATCACCGAGCTGAGAAAGATGCGGTCGACCGGTGCGGTGTTCGGCCTGCTCGCGGTGGATGACGAGTTCTTCGTGATCGTGCGGCCCAGCCCGCGCGGCGCGGCGCTGCTGCTCTCGGACGCGGCGGCGGCGCTGGACTACGACATCGCCGCGGATGTGCTCGACCTGCTGCGGGTCGATCCTCCGGACGAGGAGGACGAGTCCGTCTGGCCGGAGGGCGACCTGGAGATCCTGGTCGATCTCGGCCTGCCCGCCGGCGAGCTGGAGGTGATCGTCGGCGAGGTGGACCTCTACCCGGACGAGCAGCTGCAGATGATCGCGCAGCGGTGCGGGTTCGCCGACGCGTTCTCGGCCGTGCTGGACGAGATCTGA
- a CDS encoding M20 metallopeptidase family protein: MTGPTELPSLPDARFAGLLDEAKALQPKTVELRREIHRHPEQGLHLPTTQAAVLAALDGLPLEIQLGKSTSSITAVLRGGKPGPAILLRGDMDALPLQEQTGLEYASASDGSMHACGHDAHVAMLASAARLLAAHADELAGSVVFMFQPGEEGYHGARHMIHEGVLDAAGPRVEKAFGLHIYASTKSGVITCKPGPIMASADAFFVQVTGKGGHGSAPHQAVDPVPAAAAMVGALQTMITRRVSVFDPAVLSVTRIEAGTTTNIIPETAELSGTIRTLSEQTRALIRKELPKVCEAVGTAHNCRVSAEIEPGYPVTVNDPAEASRTLTLAREVLGADHAEAMSAPVMGAEDFSYVLQRVPGAFAFLGGCPPDVTLDEVAPNHSNRVRFDEDAFPHGVAMYAAFALDALR, translated from the coding sequence ATGACCGGACCCACCGAACTGCCTTCGCTGCCCGACGCCCGTTTTGCCGGGCTTCTGGACGAGGCCAAGGCGCTTCAGCCGAAGACCGTCGAACTGCGCCGGGAGATCCACCGGCACCCCGAGCAGGGCCTGCACCTGCCCACCACCCAGGCCGCCGTGCTGGCCGCGCTGGACGGGCTGCCGCTGGAGATCCAGCTCGGCAAGTCGACCAGCTCGATCACCGCGGTGCTGCGCGGCGGCAAGCCCGGCCCCGCCATCCTGCTGCGCGGGGACATGGACGCGCTGCCGCTGCAGGAGCAAACCGGCCTGGAGTACGCCTCGGCGTCCGACGGCTCCATGCACGCCTGCGGGCACGACGCCCACGTCGCGATGCTGGCCTCCGCCGCGCGGCTGCTCGCCGCGCACGCCGACGAGCTGGCCGGTTCGGTCGTGTTCATGTTCCAGCCAGGCGAAGAGGGCTACCACGGCGCGCGGCACATGATCCACGAAGGCGTGCTCGACGCGGCGGGCCCGCGCGTGGAGAAGGCCTTCGGCCTGCACATCTACGCCAGCACGAAGTCCGGGGTGATCACCTGCAAGCCGGGGCCGATCATGGCCTCAGCGGACGCCTTCTTCGTGCAGGTGACCGGCAAGGGCGGGCACGGTTCGGCGCCGCACCAGGCGGTGGACCCGGTGCCGGCCGCGGCGGCCATGGTCGGCGCGCTGCAGACGATGATCACCCGGCGGGTGAGCGTGTTCGACCCGGCGGTGCTCTCGGTGACCCGCATCGAGGCGGGCACCACCACCAACATCATCCCGGAGACGGCCGAGCTGAGCGGCACCATCCGCACGCTGTCCGAACAGACCAGGGCGCTGATCCGCAAGGAACTGCCGAAAGTCTGCGAAGCGGTGGGCACCGCGCACAACTGCCGGGTCAGCGCCGAGATCGAGCCCGGTTACCCGGTCACCGTCAACGATCCGGCCGAGGCGAGCCGCACCCTCACCCTGGCCCGCGAGGTGCTCGGCGCCGACCACGCCGAGGCGATGTCCGCGCCGGTCATGGGCGCGGAGGATTTCTCCTATGTGCTGCAACGGGTTCCCGGTGCCTTCGCGTTCCTCGGCGGATGCCCACCGGACGTGACCTTGGACGAGGTGGCGCCGAACCATTCCAACCGCGTGCGGTTCGATGAGGACGCGTTTCCGCACGGTGTGGCGATGTACGCCGCTTTCGCGCTGGACGCGCTCCGGTAA
- a CDS encoding prephenate dehydrogenase produces MIGLGLIGGSLLRAAAAVGRTAWGATASEMDATAAAADGHQASTDVDEALRQAAERDALVVVAVPLTGLDDVLRRVAEHAPNCLLTDVTSVKSAVLGSVRAFAPSARYVGGHPMAGTTESGWRAGNAALFGGTPYVVCVEEDTDLSAWAEVAQLAIDMGAHVVPLPASSHDEAVARISHLPHLLAAVLAAVGAQGGPLAMSLAAGSYTDGTRVAGTRAELVRAMTEGNRAALLPVLDEALGRLGATRGSLASTGGLAATINAGHEGAQTFAAARQATPAGVRVSLTAPDAREGLCALGERGGRITSIAGDTAIGEVH; encoded by the coding sequence GTGATCGGGCTCGGATTGATCGGTGGCTCCCTGCTCCGCGCCGCGGCCGCGGTGGGCCGAACGGCCTGGGGTGCCACCGCGTCCGAAATGGACGCGACGGCGGCAGCCGCGGACGGCCACCAAGCGAGCACCGATGTGGACGAAGCACTCCGCCAGGCGGCGGAACGGGACGCGCTGGTGGTGGTCGCGGTCCCGCTGACCGGGCTCGACGACGTGCTGCGCCGGGTCGCCGAGCACGCGCCGAACTGCCTGCTCACCGACGTGACCAGTGTGAAGTCCGCGGTACTCGGCTCGGTGCGCGCGTTCGCGCCGTCGGCGAGGTACGTCGGCGGGCACCCGATGGCCGGTACCACCGAGTCGGGCTGGCGGGCTGGGAACGCGGCCCTGTTCGGCGGTACCCCGTATGTGGTGTGCGTGGAGGAGGACACCGACCTGAGCGCCTGGGCGGAGGTCGCCCAGCTGGCCATCGACATGGGGGCGCACGTGGTGCCGCTGCCCGCGTCGTCGCACGACGAGGCGGTCGCCAGGATCTCCCACCTGCCGCACCTGCTGGCCGCGGTGCTGGCCGCGGTCGGGGCGCAGGGCGGTCCGCTGGCGATGTCGCTGGCGGCCGGGTCCTACACCGACGGCACCAGGGTGGCCGGTACCAGGGCGGAACTGGTCCGCGCGATGACCGAAGGAAACCGCGCGGCGTTGTTGCCGGTGCTGGACGAGGCGCTCGGCAGGCTGGGCGCGACCCGCGGCTCGCTGGCGTCGACCGGCGGACTGGCGGCGACCATCAACGCCGGGCACGAAGGCGCGCAAACGTTTGCCGCCGCCCGGCAGGCGACCCCGGCCGGCGTGCGGGTGAGCCTGACCGCGCCGGACGCGCGGGAGGGCCTGTGCGCCCTCGGCGAGCGCGGCGGCCGGATCACCTCGATCGCCGGCGACACCGCCATCGGCGAGGTGCACTGA
- a CDS encoding antitoxin translates to MGIDFNKIKNKAQEALGKHGDKVEQGLDKASGMAKSKFGKHADKIDNATEKAKGALRKDQGGQGDQGPQPGQQPPQPPKPPQQ, encoded by the coding sequence ATGGGCATTGATTTCAACAAGATCAAGAACAAGGCGCAGGAAGCACTGGGCAAGCACGGCGACAAGGTCGAGCAGGGCCTGGACAAGGCCAGCGGGATGGCGAAGTCCAAGTTCGGCAAGCACGCCGACAAGATCGACAACGCCACCGAGAAGGCGAAGGGCGCGCTCCGCAAGGACCAGGGCGGCCAGGGTGACCAGGGCCCGCAGCCGGGGCAGCAGCCTCCGCAGCCCCCCAAGCCGCCGCAGCAGTAA